From one Thamnophis elegans isolate rThaEle1 chromosome 7, rThaEle1.pri, whole genome shotgun sequence genomic stretch:
- the BCL2L13 gene encoding bcl-2-like protein 13 encodes MASSTAVPVGFHYETKYVVLSYLGLLSQEKPQEQPSLSTQDPSTFSQAVEKEILEKVKAEIEEELKHLDEEILEAFTTTGFDCHTSPVFSPANPETSIEDCLAHLGEKVFQELKEPLEKALEILLSKPLNYQEYKERTQEAASHASGWSKVLVPLVILQRFLVELTKRGQEPLGALLNFGVTYLEDYVADYIIQQGGWGTVFSLDSEEEEFHGIIAEDSNDIYILTSDNSGQVSPPESPTVTTSWQSESLPVSLSASQSWHTESLPVSLGPESWQQVAMDPEEVKSLDSNEGGEERSENNSSNSDIVHVEKEEIQESVEEAAVSEMGVQARAKKLSLPEVPAALPKMESEAESLLIKRLRPSAPLPTEGHKEGSAVEYPDPEPLMLSKTAKQLTPSSEKASPKPEKIQLPEEAAKLPRESYSEEKSPDGEEKPILLPEGKSLLLYGGAAAVAILAVAVGVVLTLRKK; translated from the exons ATCCATCTACGTTTTCACAAGCTGTAGAAAAAGAGATCTTGGAGAAAGTTAAAGCCGAAATTGAGGAAGAATTAAAACATCTTGATGAAGAAATTTTGGAAG CTTTCACTACAACTGGCTTTGACTGCCACACATCTCCAGTATTTAGTCCTGCAAACCCAGAGACTTCAATTGAAGACTGCTTAGCTCATCTTGGAGAGAAAGTATTCCAAGAATTGAAAGAACCTCTTGAAAAGGCATTAGAGATCCTACTTAGCAA ACCACTGAATTATCAGGAATATAAAGAGAGGACGCAGGAAGCAGCAAGTCATGCTAGTGGATGGAGCAAG GTTTTAGTTCCCCTGGTGATTCTTCAGAGGTTCTTGGTAGAGCTGACCAAACGGGGCCAAGAACCACTTGGTGCACTTCTGAACTTTGGAGTAACCTACCTTGAAGATTATGTTGcagattacatcatccagcaaggtgGATGG GGAACTGTTTTCAGTTTGGATTCTGAAGAGGAAGAATTCCACGGAATCATTGCTGAAGACAGTAATGACATCTACATCCTAACTAGTGACAACTCAGGCCAGGTGAGCCCACCTGAGTCACCCACAGTAACAACATCTTGGCAGTCGGAGAGCTTACCTGTTTCTTTGTCGGCCAGCCAGAGCTGGCATACAGAGAGCCTGCCAGTTTCGTTGGGGCCCGAGTCGTGGCAGCAAGTAGCTATGGATCCTGAAGAAGTGAAAAGCTTGGACAGCAATGAAGGCGGTGAAGAAAGGAGTGAAAACAACTCTTCCAATTCAGATATTGTACATGTTGAAAAGGAAGAGATACAAGAGAGTGTTGAGGAGGCAGCAGTGTCGGAAATGGGCGTGCAAGCAAGGGCTAAAAAATTGAGCTTGCCAGAAGTCCCAGCTGCCTTGCCGAAAATGGAGTCTGAGGCTGAAAGCTTGTTGATTAAAAGACTACGCCCTTCTGCACCGTTGCCCACCGAGGGCCACAAAGAGGGGAGCGCAGTGGAATATCCTGATCCTGAACCATTGATGTTGAGTAAAACTGCCAAACAACTAACTCCTTCAAGTGAAAAGGCTTCCCCCAAGCCTGAGAAAATACAGCTGCCAGAAGAAGCAGCAAAACTACCGAGGGAGAGCTATTCTGAAGAAAAGTCCccggatggagaggagaaacccATTCTTTTGCCAGAAGGCAAATCGCTTCTGCTCTACGGTGGGGCAGCTGCAGTAGCGATCCTGGCTGTTGCAGTAGGTGTAGTGCTGACCCTGAGGAAGAAGTAG